CATTTTATGGCGTATTACCCTTTTACTGCATGGGAAAGAAGAGATAAGTGAAAAGGCAGAGTTGTATTTGCCTCCTCACTATATCTAATTGATGGGTAGCTACGACCATCCTTGATGGCTGCAAAAGAATTTATAAGCCTAAACAGTTAAGCTCAGCTGCAACTTATTGTGAAACCCAAGTGTAGCAGTCCAAATTTTACACACAAAAATGGTTTAAGCATTTGGAAAATGTTTGATCTCTAAAAGATGTCAAATGGAGTGGGAGTACATATAAAGTAACTGAATTTGTGTATCCTACACAAgatcaaccaaaaaaaaaaaattaagttctcATGCTATCTTTTAGGAAGCCAACCAAATCAAGATTTCTGCCAAAAACCCGGAATATCATTCTTCATCACATAATTGTGCAACGGCTTCTTTCTTCGGCTGGTGGTGGCACCACCTGCTGGTACCTGTTTGACTCTGCGGGGTTGTATGTGAACTCAGATGTATCCAGCCCATACTGATTCAATACATAACCAGTGAAAAACAAAGTTAGAGCTACAAATTAAGCAAAAGGTTAAGAGAACAATAAGGAGAGCTAAACATTGGGGTTAGAGGGAGGGTTCTCCATTCTGATAAACTAAAAATGCTTTTTGGCCCACCGGCAACCAAAATATGTTCAGTCCTAAATATATACGGAGAATTGCagaatattttagaattttaccaAAAGTAGTagtttgagattttcttattgttatttattgtcaGGTAGGATGTGTTGGCCAGAGAAAGAACATTCATTTAACACAAGCATTTGATTCAAGATTTTAGTATACAAATTTACATAATAATCTTAAACCCTTAATGTTAGCACTTATGAGATTATTAATTCAACAGAAGGATCCCAGTCTCCAGAAAATCAAGTTATGATGTGAGAATTGGTGCAAGCAAAACGTTACAAGAGAAGACAATTATATGTCAATCTATCAAAGAGAAAGAAAGCACCTTTTCTCTCATACGTGCACTCCAAGCATCATTTCTGCTGGGCCGTTGATCAAGGCTGACAGAAACAGGTACACCTGAAGCTGGAACTGAGGGTGGCCTGCTAATTAAAGGCTGTCTTTGTTCCCTTCGTGCAATGAAATCATCATCACTGTCATAATCAGCAGGAATATTGGCAGCCCTGACCATAAGTGCTAACCAGAAAATGAAAGCCTGCAAGTTCAAGTGGTTATCACACCCAATCTGTAATGTTAGTGCCCACAGAAATTAAAGCAGCCTGGATGTTATTCTAGGAGACATCAGTGACAGTTTTCAATTGATTCAAGGCTTCATTTTGATGCATAAACAGCACCAAAGCAATAAATATTCATTTTTCTGTGCCATTATCATCCAGCACGGGAAAAAAAAGGTCATAAAGCACAACTCCATCTGGTTTCATGCATACAGAACATACAAGGCAACTTATCAACTTACTTTTGCTTTTGACAAATATAACACAGATTTCTCCAAGTGACAGTCTCTTATGACTGAAATAATTTCGTTTACAATCAGCTTATAATCCACACAGAAAAGAACAGAACAGAAAATGTCCCCATTAATGATAGACGATGAAGTTTTCAACTTCCCTTcattatgataaaattaaatgCATTTTGACTTTAATCTTTGATTACAGCCTTTAAATATGATCATATCTATTTGTATATGCAGAATATATTCACCATAGATAGACATTCAAGGCCAAATCCTATCTACTTAGTAAGAACAAGGAATCGTAGTTATTCTGGGCATTGTCATCCCAAAGCATCCTGCCATATTTCCAAAAGCTAACTGAAAGTACAAAGAAACAAACTGCAAATGCCATGAATAAAAAATGAAGTTTGCATGTTTTAAATTAATAGGAACTCCAAGGGGAATCCTTGTGCTAGAATTAACTTCCTTCAACAACTCTCAATCTATCAACTGAAGCTCAGTATTGAGCATTAGAATGAACATGAGGGTGCTTGCATGTGAAGTAATCTATAAGTCCTAGGGATTAGCAGCACAGTCACATTACTCTTACCTCTAGGACAACAATTCCGAGAGCAACCCATTTGACAATAGTCCAGTTTTCTTCCAGAAATTCATATATCAAGTCAAAATCTCCTGTCTTATCTGTAGGAATCTCCTAAAGAAATTAGCACAAATTAGATAAACAAGCAGACCATCTTCAATTGAATAAGGGTGCAGGAAGGGACCAAAAAGTTAACACAAAACTTACATCTTTCCAGCTTTTGTCAAAAAAAATGAAAGCTGCACATCCCAGTTCCACCAAGATCAACATGAATACGAGCAGCGAATACTATGTTGCCTTAAGGAAACCAATCATCGTGAAAGAGAACAAAAATGATTGGAGAAGGAGGATTAACCAATTAGCTATCCGTGAACAACTAGATTATAACTTTGCTATGATGCTACATGATATCCACGTGACATCATTATTGCCACTTTGGAAAACATCAAATGAGTAATTAGGATACACAAGTCAAGCAACATAAATTCCTTGTTGCAGTGCCAATACAACCAAAACAGGATATAATGAAGAGAACCACACCTACtccaataaataaatataaaaacctGCAAAATTAGAAATTGGACAGTCAAAACTCGAGAGAACATGCAGACAATTCTACTCAAATGAGCACTTGAAAACAAGCATATAAATAGATAACTCAGAACTATATCCTTCAATAATACACATGACCACGAGAAATCAGAGAACAAATAGTTGACAAGTCATGAACCAGAATGGTGGATACAAATTGCAGCTGTTCAATCTCAGCCTAGCTAGCCTCGGACTTTAAATCAAGATCAACACAATCTAAGCCCAAAATGATGAAAGCCTGATTGAGTTCTTCTCTTTCTTGCGAGAATCATAGATAACCAAGGGGGAAAAAGGAAGAATTGTTAACATTGCGATCTCACTGCCTTGGAACTACCCTAGCTGTTACCTATTTTGCAGGAGTCATCAAGAGTCAAGACTAGCAAGCCTACGAGGTAAATCACATTCCAAATATTAACTGCCACCAAGCCAACGGTAACATTGTATAACAAGTAAAATGACCCCACCACCAAGCATCAGGGGGATCTTGGAAGAAAAAACCATTAAAGCTAGTATGATTGAAATTCAAGGGCAGTGAATGAAGGGCAATTTTACATATTCTACATAGCCATATTTTGAAATAAGACAAAAAATATCTAATTATAAGCAAATATTGTGAACTCATACCATGCTTTTGGTAGATTATCAAATATACTAGACGAAAGAGAGACAGCCATGAGCATTGGCCGACCAAGCTGTATCAAGTCTTGATCACTGCCCACAGGTGAGAAAAGCATGACTGTATCAGCAGCATCTTTGTACTTAACAAACAAGTAGATTCCATATCTAACAATTGCCAAACCAGCAACAGTCACCAAAAAGTTCAAGAGCTTCAGCAAGCATTCTAAGCATCCTCTACAAGCCATCCTCAATAATGATCTTCGTTGATTTTATTAAAGTTCTAGTAAGTATCTCCTATTTCaccaacttgtaaaattaccttaaaaaaaaaactcacattTACACATTACATCTATAATTGAATCATCAAAATGGGTATCTCAAATTGTAGAAGAAAATAGAATCATGTGAACTATTACAAactcttttcattattttagaaCTTTTTGCAGATAAAAAAGAAAGCAGCCAAAAACCTAGCTTCTTTCACATACAAAAGAAAAAGCATAACATTCTTTAAGAGCGTAAATTTCTGAAGATACAGATTTTTTAACTTACAATGTTATATACACACGCACACATACATAAATATCATGTTTTTCTCCTGATTTTTCTGAGGAATCAATTTGGGTTTTCAGAATTCTTGGTTCCAATGAGATCCCAGAAAAAAACGCTTTAATAAAATCATCTTATTTATGCAATGTAAAAAAGACATTAATCAATAATAAACAAAATTTCTACCTAACTTCACAAGTAAAATCAAAACCAATACAATGCTTAATATATAATTTCTAGTTTAAATCGCACGAAAAAAGATAAATTGATTCGAGCACTTACAGTTTTCGAGTGAGGAATTCGATTACGAAAAGTATTCAAAGGATAGGAAAAAATAACGACag
This window of the Gossypium arboreum isolate Shixiya-1 chromosome 12, ASM2569848v2, whole genome shotgun sequence genome carries:
- the LOC108476990 gene encoding tobamovirus multiplication protein 2A-like isoform X1, with translation MACRGCLECLLKLLNFLVTVAGLAIVRYGIYLFVKYKDAADTVMLFSPVGSDQDLIQLGRPMLMAVSLSSSIFDNLPKAWFLYLFIGVGVVLFIISCFGCIGTATRNLCCLTCYSLLVFMLILVELGCAAFIFFDKSWKDEIPTDKTGDFDLIYEFLEENWTIVKWVALGIVVLEAFIFWLALMVRAANIPADYDSDDDFIARREQRQPLISRPPSVPASGVPVSVSLDQRPSRNDAWSARMREKYGLDTSEFTYNPAESNRYQQVVPPPAEERSRCTIM
- the LOC108476990 gene encoding tobamovirus multiplication protein 2A-like isoform X2 produces the protein MLFSPVGSDQDLIQLGRPMLMAVSLSSSIFDNLPKAWFLYLFIGVGVVLFIISCFGCIGTATRNLCCLTCYSLLVFMLILVELGCAAFIFFDKSWKDEIPTDKTGDFDLIYEFLEENWTIVKWVALGIVVLEAFIFWLALMVRAANIPADYDSDDDFIARREQRQPLISRPPSVPASGVPVSVSLDQRPSRNDAWSARMREKYGLDTSEFTYNPAESNRYQQVVPPPAEERSRCTIM